The following coding sequences are from one Triticum aestivum cultivar Chinese Spring chromosome 5A, IWGSC CS RefSeq v2.1, whole genome shotgun sequence window:
- the LOC123107355 gene encoding uncharacterized protein — MLARSIFPSSSMASALSSMVRMMMRRQGGPPPAFVHDLHREDQTLQERSMCDCGKQPTSTPCRQRTEEERDASIIGHVHHALRRYNADNPGSEFVPVKPLMAAYVGLEGHIWVHVSFVARGRKIVSGKRRRNTFSDTVTDEHFFAELRYSHRRSDAPTVETCTIVDKKPRHGHLKTACTFCPESFEILHPLDGSFLCGKKSQENEGRGFTHFMNLLEKPFTCPAASGEGEGREDVEAAPEDQEEEHSSTLSRTLVPFDFLRNLITRVLPAFDDKLVS, encoded by the exons ATGCTCGCTCGCTCGATCTTTCCATCGTCATCAATGGCGTCCGCACTGTCGTCGATGGTGCGGATGATGATGCGGAGGCAGGGCGGCCCGCCGCCCGCTTTCGTGCACGACCTGCACCGCGAGGACCAAACGCTCCAGGAGCGCTCCATGTGCGACTGCGGCAAGCAACCGACGTCGACGCCTTGCCGACAGCGCACCGAAGA GGAGCGCGACGCCTCCATCATCGGCCACGTCCACCACGCTCTCCGCCGCTACAACGCGGACAACCCG GGCTCGGAGTTCGTCCCCGTCAAGCCATTGATGGCCGCGTACGTGGGCTTGGAAGGCCACATCTGGGTCCACGTCAGCTTCGTGGCTCGCGGGAGGAAGATCGTCAGCGGCAAACGGAGGCGGAACACTTTCAGCGACACCGTCACCGACGAGCACTTCTTCGCCGAGCTGCGCTACAGCCACCGCCGCTCCGACGCGCCAACCGTCGAAACATGCACCATCGTCG ATAAGAAGCCGCGCCACGGCCACTTGAAGACTGCGTGTACATTTTGCCCAGAAAGCTTTGAGATCTTGCACCCTCTTGACGGGAGCTTCCTGTGCGGGAAGAAGAGCCAAGAAAATGAAGGCCGGGGCTTCACACACTTCATGAATCTGCTTGAGAAGCCGTTCACATGCCCCGCGGCCAGTGGAGAAGGAGAAGGCAGGGAGGATGTGGAAGCAGCTCCGGAGGACCAGGAGGAGGAACATAGTAGCACCCTGAGCCGGACGCTCGTCCCCTTTGACTTTCTCCGTAATCTCATAACTAGGGTTTTGCCGGCCTTTGATGATAAGCTTGTGTCCTAG